The following coding sequences are from one Zonotrichia albicollis isolate bZonAlb1 chromosome 13, bZonAlb1.hap1, whole genome shotgun sequence window:
- the GCSH gene encoding glycine cleavage system H protein, mitochondrial, with amino-acid sequence MAWRALRRVGPVLAPRCPLLSLPPREPAARRLGTSSLLLAARKFTDKHEWVSVENGIGTVGISNFAQEALGDVVYCSLPEVGTKLSKHDEFGALESVKAASELYSPLSGEVTEINVALADNPGLVNKSCYKDGWLIKMTVANPAELDELMTEDAYEKYIKSIED; translated from the exons ATGGCGTGGCGAGCGCTGCGGCGGGTCGGGCCGGTGCTGGCGCCGCGCTGCCCGCTCCTCTCGCTGCCGCCGCGGGAGCCCGCGGCCCGCAGGCTGGGCACCAGCTCGCTGCTGCTGGCCG CCCGCAAGTTCACAGACAAGCATGAGTGGGTATCTGTGGAAAATGGCATTGGAACAGTAGGAATCAGCAATTTTGCACAG gaaGCATTAGGAGATGTTGTTTACTGTAGTCTTCCAGAAGTCGGGACAAAATTAAGTAAACATG ATGAGTTTGGGGCTTTGGAAAGTGTGAAAGCTGCTAGTGAACTCTACTCCCCTCTCTCAGGAGAAGTGACTGAGATTAATGTTGCCCTTGCAGATAATCCAGGGCTTGTCAATAAATCCTGTTATAAAGATG GTTGGCTTATCAAGATGACTGTGGCAAATCCTGCTGAACTTGATGAACTGATGACCGAAGATGCCTATGAGAAATACATAAAATCCATTGAGGACTGA